The segment TCCAGCACAAAGCCTGCTTAATGCTGGTGTTCGCAACATCAATACTGGTGATCACAAGAGAGCGCAAAAAGCTTTCGCAGAGCTTGGAAAACAGCACCCATTCTCAAAAGAAGCTGAACGCTCGCTCGTTTTGTCCGCGTTTTCGCATTATTCCGAAGCTGAATACGACAAGACCGTTTCTACAGCTGAGCGCTTTATTCAACTATATCCAGGCAGCACTGATGCAGCTTATATGCAGTATTTGATTGGCGAATCGCATTTTAAACAAGTGTCATCGATTTTGCTTGATCAGGAAGATACAAGGAAAGGTCTGCGTGCTTATTCAAACCTTATCCGTTTGTACCCTGAATCGAAATACGTAGAAGATTCTAAGACCAAGATCATTTTCATGAATGACCAGCTTGCTGGTAAGGAAATGCAGGTTGGTCGCTATTATCAAGAAAAAAACCAGCACTTAGCAGCGGTAAATCGTTTCCGTGGCGTTGCTGAAAACTTCCAAAAAACCCGTCACATTGAAGAATCGTTATATCGTTTGACGGAAAGCTATTTGGCTCTTGGTATCGTCAATGAGGCTCAAACTGCTGGGGCTTTGTTGGGCTACAATTATCCTGAATCTGAATGGTACAAAGATGCCTATTCATTGTTGAGTGGCCGAAAACTCGAGCCGAGCTTTAATCCGCGCTCACGCCTTCGTAAAATCCTGCCGTTCAGTGGTAAGAAAAAACCGCAGTCTGTGCCTGTTGCGACTGCGCCAGTGATACCTAACAATCAATCTGTTTCTTCGGCCGTGGGCGCTAGTGCACCAGTAGTGTTCGAACAAGCAGTGCCCAACACCAGCAACGCTGCTGCTGCGGCGGCCGCTGTTGTGACCCCAGAACAAGATGTTCCAGCTTTGGCTGCTGCATCTGTTCAGCCTGTGCAGTCGGCGGGTATTGTTGAAGCGGATAGTTTGCAAGCTGCAACGGAAGTTGCGTCGGCCAAAAAGACCGGATTTAAGCGCTTCATCCCATTTGTGGGTAAAAAGAACTAGCACAGTTATAACAACGCTGGCTTGTCTGGCCGTTAGCGATATATAATCAGGAGAGACACTCCTGATTCATCGCTATATCCATGCTGAGCTCACTTCTAGTAAACAACATCGTCCTCATTGATCGTCTGCATGTAGATTGGCATGAAGGCCTTTCCGTGCTGACTGGTGAAACGGGCGCGGGTAAGTCGATCATCCTCGATAGCCTGTCGCTGGCTCTTGGTGGGCGCGGTGATGGCGGACTTGTTCGTTCAGGGCAAGACAAAGGTAATGTGACAGCCGTCTTTGATGTGCCGCTTAGTCATCCTGTCCGCGATATTTTGCGCGACAATGATGTAAGTGCTGATGATGACATCATCTTAAAACGTGTTCAGCAGGCGGACGGCCGCACCAAGGG is part of the Hyphomicrobiales bacterium genome and harbors:
- a CDS encoding outer membrane protein assembly factor BamD, which codes for MLRKIMIITFAMTPMVLAGCSSVPFGDRFGNGKAKKEAAADAAALIAKPEIPAQSLLNAGVRNINTGDHKRAQKAFAELGKQHPFSKEAERSLVLSAFSHYSEAEYDKTVSTAERFIQLYPGSTDAAYMQYLIGESHFKQVSSILLDQEDTRKGLRAYSNLIRLYPESKYVEDSKTKIIFMNDQLAGKEMQVGRYYQEKNQHLAAVNRFRGVAENFQKTRHIEESLYRLTESYLALGIVNEAQTAGALLGYNYPESEWYKDAYSLLSGRKLEPSFNPRSRLRKILPFSGKKKPQSVPVATAPVIPNNQSVSSAVGASAPVVFEQAVPNTSNAAAAAAAVVTPEQDVPALAAASVQPVQSAGIVEADSLQAATEVASAKKTGFKRFIPFVGKKN